The Actinocorallia herbida DNA window AGGCTCGGTGGAGCAGCTCCAGGAGGTAGAGGGGGTGGGGCTGCTGCCAGATGAGCAGCGCCCCGATGTCGCTCGGGCTCTCCCTGCCGTCCGGGCCGACGTGCTTGGGCCAGCGGGCGCCGGCGTAGTGCTGCCTGCGGGCGGTGGCGCGGGCTGAGTCCAGGATGGACAGGTACCAGTCCATGCTGCGTTCGAGGAGTTCCGGGCGGCCCCAGACGGCGAAATGCGCGGCGTGCCACCAGTGCATCTCCAGGTGGAACTTGCCCTGCCAGGAGTTGGTGATCAGCCCGGTCTCCTGCGGCGGGTTCGTGCCGGCGCAGTTCACCTTGGTGAGGTACTGCGACAGCACCACCCGGCGCTCCAGCTCGCCGGCCCGCGGGTCGGTGCTGCCCGCGAAGTCGATCGCCGCGCCCGAGGTCCAGAAGCCGCGCCAGGACGCCTCCGCTGCCGCCCTGATCCCGGCGAAGCCCGCACGGCCGAGGTCGGCGCCATCACCCGGCCCGAACGACGCGACGAGCTCGAGCACGGAAGCGGAGGCGGTCACCGCGAACTCGTGCGGCATGCCGGAAGGCTCGACGGTCCCCGACGACCGGTCCAGGCGCACCGTGTACTCGGTGTCGTCCAGGACGCGGCCGAACCGGCAGGCGGCCTCGCCGAGAGGCTCCAGCGTGGTGCGGTGCGTGTCCGGCGAGGACCAGTCCGAGGTCTGGAAGAAGCCGTCGCTGGCGTAGGGGAACCGGACGGCGACGGCGGCCCTGCCGTCGGCGAGCAGGTCGGACTCCACCCGGAAGGCGACCCTGGCTCGGTCGGGGTCGGCGACCGTGGTGACGCGCACCTCGCGGCCCGCGTACGTGAAGACGCTCTCCAGGACGCCCGTCCACAGGTCGAGGCGCTGGCGCGGGTTCACGAGCGCCGCCGGGTCCTCCTCCGGCGCCGCGCCCGCCTCCGGCCGCAGCACCAGCCCGATCCGGCCCAGGTCCAGCCGCTGGGGATTCAGGTGGAGCCACGTCCCGGCGCGGTACTCCGGCGCGACCTCGCCCCCGAACGCCGCGGCCATGTCGAACCTGTCCGGGTACCGCACAGGCCCCCGCGCGGACTCGTAGGTCGACATCGCGTCGTCGAGCACGAACCCTTCGGGATTGGGCATGGCGTGCCAGCCCCACGTCGCCATCGTCGCGGTGTTCACCGCCAGGCGCCGCTCCGCCTGCGCGGCGGCCTGGTCGTGGAAGGCGAGGAAGGTCTGCATCCCGGTGATATCGGCGGTATAGGCGAAGTCGCCGTTGCCGACCGTCAGGACGTGCGCGGGATCGGGCGCGGTCAGCTCGACGGTGTGGCGGCGGACCACGGCCTCTCGGTCGATCATGGTCGTCTCTCCGGTCAGGTGCTGGTCGGGGTTCTCTGCCGCGCCGGTCATTCGACGGCCACGAGCAGTTCGACCGGTTCGCACCCCGGCGCCGCCGCGCGCAGGCGGATCTTCCCGGTGCCGGTCGGGCGCAGAACGGCGAGGGCGCGCCCTTCGTAGGTGGTGCGCTCGGTCGCGTCGAAGCGCTCCTCGGTCGCCGGGACGGCGGTGCCGAAGCCGGCCAGGACCCCTGCCCCGGAGACCTCCACGCGCACCGGGCGGTCGGCCGCGGTGTGGACCGTTCCGTGCTCGTCGGTCAGGGTGAAGGCGACGTAGGCGAGGTCGCCGCCCTCGCTCGCCAGAACGGGCCTGTCGGCTTCGGCGCGCAGGCGCAGCCCGTCCTGCGCGGACCGCACGACGTGGCGTCCCGACTCGGCGCCGTCCCGGTAGGCGATGGCCACCAGTTCCCCGGGCGCGTAGGCGGTCTCGAACTCCGTCCGGAAGCGCTGCTCGGCCCCCACGGGCCTCCGGCCGAGCGAGGCGCCGTTGACGAGGAGTTCCACCTCGTCGGCGCCGCCGTAGACCTCGACGGTGATGGGCTCGCCCTCGAAGCCGGGCCAGGTCCAGCTGGAGACGGCGTCGCTCCACGCCCACGGGCTCCCGCCCCAGGTCTTGCCGTGGTGCTGCGGCCGCCGCACCGCGATGTAGGGCGCGGACCGCAGGCCGAAGACGATCTCCCGATAGAAGGAGACGGGCCTCCGGTGACCGGTGATGTCCAGGTCCCCGCAGTCGGCGAGCAGCGCGGGATAGGGGGCCACGTGGACCGGGCGCGGGGATTCGGGCGAGAGGTACTGCGGCCTGCCGATGCCGACCTCGCCCAGGTAGTCCCAGCCGGTCCAGGTGAAGTCCCCGATGACGTGGCCGTACCGCTCGACCAGCTTCCAGTTGCCGTCGATGTGGGTGGAGAAGGTCTCGGCCCCCACGATGATCCGGTTCGGGAAGAGTTCCTCGTCGAGGGCGTAGCGGCTCTCGGAGTAGTTCATCCCGGCGACGTCCAGCACCGCGTAGGACTCGGCGGTGCGCTCCGACACCAGCCCGGAGGCGCCGACCATGTTCATCATGTCGCCGGCGTCGGCCATGACGGTGTTGATGCCCTCCGCCGCGGGTTCCGCGGCCTGCCTCTGCCGCCTCGACTTCAGCACCTCCGGCAGTACGGCGAGCATGTTGTTGACGCCGTTCGTGACGAACCGGGTGCCGTCCAGGGAGCGGACCTTCTCCGCGAGCCTGCGCCCCCACGCGGCCCCGGCGGCCGAGCCCGCCTCCGGGATCTCATTGCCGATCGAGTACATGATGACGCTGGGGTGGTTGACGTCCTTGGCGACCATCGCCTCGATGTCGCGCTCCCACCATTCGGGGAAGTTCAGGCTGTAGTCGAACTCGTTCTTGGCCGAGGTCCACATGTCGAACGCCTCGTCCATCACCAGCACGCCGAGGCGGTCGCAGGCGTCCAGCATCGCCGTGCTCATCGGGTGGTGGGACATGCGGATGGCGTTGAACCCGGCGTCCTTCAGCAGCTCGACCCTGCGCTCCTCGGCGCGGGCGAAGGTGGCCGCGCCCAGGACGCCGTTGTCGTGGTGCACGCACGCGCCCCGCAGCTTGACCGGCCTGCCGTTGATCCGCAGCCCGAAGCGGGGATCGAGCTGCAACGTGCGGATGCCGAACGCGACGGTCTCGGTGTCCACTTCCGCTCCCTCCTCACGCAGGCTCAGGGCGCAGGTGTAGAGGGACGGGGACCCGGTGCCCCACAGGGCGGGATCGAAGACGTAGAGGCGCGGCCGGGCGATCGCCGGTTCGCCGGGCAGCACCGTGACCTTCGCGACGTCGGCGGCGACGACGGCTCCCGCGGCGTCGCGGATCTCGACGGCCAGGTCCAGGGTCCGGATGGCGAGGGAGTCGTTCTCGATCCTCGCCTCGACCTCCACCACCGCCCGGTCGCGGTCGATGTCCGGCGTCGTGACGCGGACGCCGTCCTGGGCGATGCGGGCGGTCTCGCCGATGAGCATCCAGGTGTCGCGGTAGATCCCGGCACCGGTGTACCAGCGCGAGTCCCGGTGGGCGCGGGCCTCGACGCGGATCTCGTTGTCCTGGCCGAACCGCAGGTAGCGGTCGGCGTCGATGTGGAAGTGCGAGTATCCGTATGGGCGCTGCCCGGCGTAGTCGCCGTTGATGTGGACCGTCGCGTCGCGGTAGACGCCCTCGAACTCGAGGAAGATCCGCTTGCCGCGGTGCTCCTCGGGCACGGAGAAGGTCTTGCGGTACTCGAAGGTCCCGCCGGGGAAATAGGCTCCCGCCCCGTTCTCCATCGTGGCGGCGCCCTGCGGGTCCACCCGGTCCTGCCCGATCATCGCGTCGTGCGGCAGCGTCACGGGGCGGAACTCCACTGACGTGCCTGACAGCTCGGCGAACGGGTTGACCTTCGGCCGGGTCTCCCAGCCGTCGTTGAACGAAATACGGATCATGAAAGCGTGACTTCCTTAGATTCTGCGCGCTGCATCAGGCCGACTGGCCCGTGAGGAAACTGTCGATCCGCGTGGTGTCCAGCCGGCCGCCGCCCATGGCGACCAGCCTGCTCAACGGCAGCGCCTCGACCATGCGGAGGATGTCGGGATCGTGTGCGATGCCCGACCCCTCCATCGTCTGGACCGCCTCGCGGAGCAGGGGGCCGCCCTCCGGGTGGCCGAGCCATTGCCCGACCGGGTCCTCCAGCGTGAGGGGGGCCGCGTACGCCGGGGCCTCGACCGCCACGGAGGCGGTCAGCCGGAGGTCGCGGGAGGAGGCTCCGACGGCGATCTCGAAGTCACCGGACTCCAGCGTCCAGCGGCCTCGGGCGGGATGGAAGAACGACAGGTCGCGGGCGCGGAGCTCGAACTCGACCGGCGCGGACTCCCCGGGCACGAGCCCGACCTTCGCGAAAGCCCTGAGCTCCCGGACCGGCCGGTCGACCGAGCAGACCGGATCGCCGACGTAGACCTGCACCACTTCCCTGCCTCTGACGGGACCGGTGTTGGTGAGCGTCAGCCGCACGCGGACGACGACGTCGTCGCCCTGGCCCTCGACCGCGGTGTCCAGATCGGAGTAGGCGAAGGTGGTGTAGGACAGGCCATGCCCGAAGGGGTAGGCGACTTCCAGGCCCTTGGCGTCGTAGTAGCGGTATCCGACGTACAGCCGCTCCCCGTAGGACACGATGCCCTCGCTCCCGGGGAAGTCCAGGTAGCTGGGGTTGTCCTGGAGCCGGACCGGGATCGTCTCGGCGAGCCGGCCCGAGGGATTGACCCGCCCGAACAGCAGGTCGGCGACCGCTCCACCGCCGGCCTGCCCGCCGAGCCAGGCCTCCAGGACGGCGCGGGCCCGGTGGTCCCAGCTCGCGGTCTCCACGACGCCGCCGTTCGCCAGGACGACGACCACGGACCGGTTGGCCCGCGCCACGGCCTCCAGCAGCCGGAGCTGAGTGCCCGGCAGGCCGAGGTGCTCGCGGTCGGTCCCCTCGGTCTCCTCGCCCTCGGGCAGCCCGAGGAACACCACGACGACATCGGCCGCCGTCGCGGCGGCGACCGCCTCGGCCCGCAGCGCCCCGTCCTCCGCGCCCGAGAGGGCGAATCCGGGTGAGTAGGTGACCTTGAGGTGCGGCCCGGCCGCCTCGATGAGGGCGTCCAGGGCGTTGTCGACCCGCGTCGGGGTGACCAGGGAACTGCCCGCCCCCTGGAACCTCGGCGTCCTGGCGAACTCGCCGATCACCGCGACGGTCATGTCCGCCCCGGGGTCCAGCGGCAGGATCCCGCGCTCGTTCTTCAGCAGGACCGCGGACTCGGCCGCCGCCCGCCGGGCCAGGGCGTGGTGCCGCTCGAAGTCGACGACGGCGCCCGTGCGGGCCCGCGCGGCGCGGTCCACGAGCTCCAGCACCCGTCGCACCGCCCGGTCCAGGACCGCCTCGTCCAGCCGGCCGGTCTCGACGGCTTCGACGAGCCGCGCCGCGCTGGTGCCGTTCGTCGTCGGCATCTCCAGGTCCAGCCCCGCCGCGACCGCGGCCACGGGATCGGAGACCGCGCCCCAGTCCGAGACCACCAGGCCGTCGAAGCCCCACTCCTCGCGCAGGACCTCGGTGAGCAGCCACGGGTGCTGGGCGGCGTGCACACCGTTGACCTTGTTGTAGGCCGCCATCACCGTCCACGGCTGCGCGACGGTGACGATGTGTTCGAAGGCGGCCAGGTAGATCTCCCGCAGGGTGCGCTCGTCGACCTGGGCGCTGACGCGCATCCGGTCGGTCTCCTGGTTGTTGGCGGCGAAGTGCTTCACCGAGGCTCCCACGCCCCGGCTCTGCACCCCCCGCACCAGCGCCGCACCGAGATGGCCGCTGACGACGGGGTCCTCCGACAGGTACTCGAAGTTCCGCCCGCACAGCGGCGACCGCTTGATGTTGACGCCCGGCCCCAGCAGAACGGCCACGCCCTCGGCCAGACTCTCGTCGCCGAGCGCCTGACCGACCCGGAGGAGCAGGTCGGGGTCCCAGGAGGAGCCCAGCGCAGCGGCGGTCGGGAAGCAGGTGGCGGGCACGCTCGCGTGGAGGCTGAACCGCTCGGCGGCGGGGTCCTGCTTGCGCAGGCCGTGCGGGCCGTCCGTCAGCATGACCGACGGGATGCCGAGCCGTTCGACCGGTGCCGTGTCCCAGGCGCGCGAGCCCGAGAGCAGCGCCGCCTTCTCGGCGAGGGTGAGGTCGGTGAGGATCTTGGAGATGTCCATCAGTCGTGGTCCTCGATGCGCCATTCGTCGTGCCAGTCGATGCGGGGTGTGTCGCCGTCGAAGCGGACGGGGAGCCAGACGTAGTCCGCGATCGAGGTGTCGGGATCCATGAAGGCGGCTCGCGCCTTGGCCTGCTCCTCGCTCACGCCGGGGCCGGGATCCGCCGGGGCCTGGGCCGGGGCTTCGGCGGGTCCGTCGATCGGAGCCGGCGCCGCCGACAGGCTCTCCAGGACGCGGGCGCAGATCTCGACCGGGACCTCGGGCAGCCACCGGTCGGCCAGCGCTATGTAGAGGTCCTTCTTGTGGGGGTGCTTGAAGACCGAGGAGATCTGGGACCGGTAGGAGGTGCCGGTCCCGTCACCCGGGTGCGGGTCGCCCAGCACGGTCCAGGGGCCGTGGTAGGTGTCGGCGACCGCGACCTCGCTCGGGTTGGGGAAGTACCCCGAGGTGCCCGAGGTGAACAGATAGTGCTTGGCGCCGCGGCGGAAGTAGGCGGGGGCCTCGCGGACGAACGGCGGGCGGGACCGCGGGAGGTGGGTGGAGTAGTAGCCGGTCACGTCGGTGTGGTCCTCGGTGAGGTCGGCGCAGATGAGCTCGCTGTGGACGCGCTCGAAGTAGTAGTAGCCCTTGCCGTCGGTCGGATCGACGACGAGGTCGAAGTCGCCGGCGCTCATCCCGAGCGGGCGCAGGCCCGTGCGGACGATCTTGTACGGCCCCTCGATCGCGTCGGCGACCAGCACGGTGGATTCCTGGATCTCGCCCATGATCTTGATCCAGCACACGAACCTCCCGGTGCGCCGGTCCTGGACGATGTGCGGCCGGTCGACCATCCGGGCCGGGTGCAGGGGGCTCGCGGGGTCGTCCGGCTCCGGCGGGATGATCAGCCCGCGGTCCTCCCAGTTGTACAGGTCCCGGGACGCGTACAGGCGGATGCCCCAGTGCCAGATGCCGCTGCCGGGAAGGGTCTTCTCCTTGTTCTCCCCGTACCAGTAGAAGGTGCCGTCGAGATACAGGATCGACCCGCCGTGGGCCTGGATCCGCTCTCCTTTGGTGTCCAGCCAGACCTGGCCGGGGGTGATGCTCGTGCGGAGCGTCTCGCTCACGTGCTGCTTCCTTCGTTCGCTGGTGAACCGGCCTCGGCCAGGCGGCGCCGCTCGGCGCGGCGCTTGCCCTGCTCCACCGGGTCGGCGACCGGCGAGGCCAGGACGAGGCGGCGGGTGTAGGGGTGCTCCGGCGCTGAGGTGACCTGCGGGGCGGGCCCGGTCTCCACCAGGTCACCGCGGTACAGGACGGCCACGCGGTGGCTGATGTGGCGGACCACGGCCAGGTCGTGCGAGATGAACAGGTAGGCCACCCCCGTACGGCGCTGGATGTCGATGAGGAGGTCCAGCACGCGGGCCTGGGTCGACAGGTCGAGCGCGGAGACGGGCTCGTCGCAGACGATCAGCCGGGGCTCGGGGGCCAGCGCCCGCGCGATG harbors:
- a CDS encoding glycoside hydrolase family 2 TIM barrel-domain containing protein gives rise to the protein MIRISFNDGWETRPKVNPFAELSGTSVEFRPVTLPHDAMIGQDRVDPQGAATMENGAGAYFPGGTFEYRKTFSVPEEHRGKRIFLEFEGVYRDATVHINGDYAGQRPYGYSHFHIDADRYLRFGQDNEIRVEARAHRDSRWYTGAGIYRDTWMLIGETARIAQDGVRVTTPDIDRDRAVVEVEARIENDSLAIRTLDLAVEIRDAAGAVVAADVAKVTVLPGEPAIARPRLYVFDPALWGTGSPSLYTCALSLREEGAEVDTETVAFGIRTLQLDPRFGLRINGRPVKLRGACVHHDNGVLGAATFARAEERRVELLKDAGFNAIRMSHHPMSTAMLDACDRLGVLVMDEAFDMWTSAKNEFDYSLNFPEWWERDIEAMVAKDVNHPSVIMYSIGNEIPEAGSAAGAAWGRRLAEKVRSLDGTRFVTNGVNNMLAVLPEVLKSRRQRQAAEPAAEGINTVMADAGDMMNMVGASGLVSERTAESYAVLDVAGMNYSESRYALDEELFPNRIIVGAETFSTHIDGNWKLVERYGHVIGDFTWTGWDYLGEVGIGRPQYLSPESPRPVHVAPYPALLADCGDLDITGHRRPVSFYREIVFGLRSAPYIAVRRPQHHGKTWGGSPWAWSDAVSSWTWPGFEGEPITVEVYGGADEVELLVNGASLGRRPVGAEQRFRTEFETAYAPGELVAIAYRDGAESGRHVVRSAQDGLRLRAEADRPVLASEGGDLAYVAFTLTDEHGTVHTAADRPVRVEVSGAGVLAGFGTAVPATEERFDATERTTYEGRALAVLRPTGTGKIRLRAAAPGCEPVELLVAVE
- a CDS encoding glycoside hydrolase family 3 C-terminal domain-containing protein, producing MDISKILTDLTLAEKAALLSGSRAWDTAPVERLGIPSVMLTDGPHGLRKQDPAAERFSLHASVPATCFPTAAALGSSWDPDLLLRVGQALGDESLAEGVAVLLGPGVNIKRSPLCGRNFEYLSEDPVVSGHLGAALVRGVQSRGVGASVKHFAANNQETDRMRVSAQVDERTLREIYLAAFEHIVTVAQPWTVMAAYNKVNGVHAAQHPWLLTEVLREEWGFDGLVVSDWGAVSDPVAAVAAGLDLEMPTTNGTSAARLVEAVETGRLDEAVLDRAVRRVLELVDRAARARTGAVVDFERHHALARRAAAESAVLLKNERGILPLDPGADMTVAVIGEFARTPRFQGAGSSLVTPTRVDNALDALIEAAGPHLKVTYSPGFALSGAEDGALRAEAVAAATAADVVVVFLGLPEGEETEGTDREHLGLPGTQLRLLEAVARANRSVVVVLANGGVVETASWDHRARAVLEAWLGGQAGGGAVADLLFGRVNPSGRLAETIPVRLQDNPSYLDFPGSEGIVSYGERLYVGYRYYDAKGLEVAYPFGHGLSYTTFAYSDLDTAVEGQGDDVVVRVRLTLTNTGPVRGREVVQVYVGDPVCSVDRPVRELRAFAKVGLVPGESAPVEFELRARDLSFFHPARGRWTLESGDFEIAVGASSRDLRLTASVAVEAPAYAAPLTLEDPVGQWLGHPEGGPLLREAVQTMEGSGIAHDPDILRMVEALPLSRLVAMGGGRLDTTRIDSFLTGQSA
- a CDS encoding family 43 glycosylhydrolase yields the protein MSETLRTSITPGQVWLDTKGERIQAHGGSILYLDGTFYWYGENKEKTLPGSGIWHWGIRLYASRDLYNWEDRGLIIPPEPDDPASPLHPARMVDRPHIVQDRRTGRFVCWIKIMGEIQESTVLVADAIEGPYKIVRTGLRPLGMSAGDFDLVVDPTDGKGYYYFERVHSELICADLTEDHTDVTGYYSTHLPRSRPPFVREAPAYFRRGAKHYLFTSGTSGYFPNPSEVAVADTYHGPWTVLGDPHPGDGTGTSYRSQISSVFKHPHKKDLYIALADRWLPEVPVEICARVLESLSAAPAPIDGPAEAPAQAPADPGPGVSEEQAKARAAFMDPDTSIADYVWLPVRFDGDTPRIDWHDEWRIEDHD